A part of Synchiropus splendidus isolate RoL2022-P1 chromosome 19, RoL_Sspl_1.0, whole genome shotgun sequence genomic DNA contains:
- the LOC128751168 gene encoding peptidyl-prolyl cis-trans isomerase FKBP10-like isoform X2 codes for MFVLLLVLQVLSVPCAPGPLQDVVVDRYHMPTYCPREVETEDFVRYHFNGTFHVDGKKFDSSHDRAKAYISQVGSGRLIAGMDRGLVGMCVNERRRITVPPHLAYGSVGTGGVIPPDAVLVYDVLLLDLWNTADRVQIRTLHRPQGCNRTTAVSDFVRYHYNGTLLTGEVFGSSHSKNMTYDTYLGQDYLNKGMEEGLLGMCVGERRVIIIPPFLAYGETGLGSQIPPQASLIYEVLLVDVFNPKDDVTIEVKERPVGCTRTTVSGDYVRYHYNGTFQDGTLFDSSYWRNSTYNTYVGEGYVIKGMDKALVGLCMGERRRVIVPPHLAYGENGVSGLIPSSAVLVFDIIVVDFHNPKDPVEIRSRHKPQECHTISEADDLLQYRYNCSLMDGTLLYSSDHSETPSVTTLGADQVIHGLEQGLSGMCVGERREVVVPPHFAHGENGAGSVPSNAVLLFQLELIDLQKGVPPGFMFVWLEDSPEPLFPSMDLNNDRVVQLQEVWRNEADL; via the exons ATGTTTGTCCTCCTGCTCGTCCTCCAAGTCCTTTCCGTCCCGTGCGCTCCAGGACCGCTGCAGGACGTGGTGGTGGATCGGTACCACATGCCGACTTACTGTCCACGAGAGGTCGAGACGGAAGACTTTGTCCGGTACCACTTCAACGGAACCTTTCATGTGGACGGGAAGAAGTTCGACTCGAG TCATGACAGGGCCAAGGCCTACATCAGTCAGGTGGGTTCAGGACGACTCATCGCAGGAATGGACCGGGGTCTTGTGGGCATGTGTGTGAACGAGCGGAGGAGGATCACCGTCCCCCCACACCTGGCGTACGGGAGCGTCGGAACAG GTGGTGTGATCCCTCCCGACGCCGTTTTGGTCTACGACgttctcctgctggacctcTGGAACACGGCGGATCGAGTCCAGATCCGAACGCTTCACAGGCCACAGGGATGCAACCGCACCACCGCCGTGTCGGATTTCGTGCGGTACCACTATAACGGGACTCTTCTGACCGGTGAGGTCTTCGGCTCCAG tcaCTCCAAGAACATGACCTACGACACGTACTTGGGTCAGGACTACCTGAACAAAGGCATGGAGGAAGGCCTCCTCGGCATGTGTGTTGGAGAGAGGAGGGTTATCATCATCCCACCCTTCCTGGCTTATGGAGAGACTGGACTGG GAAGTCAGATTCCTCCCCAGGCCTCACTCATTTATGAGGTCCTGTTAGTGGATGTCTTCAACCCTAAGGACGACGTGACCATAGAGGTGAAGGAGAGACCAGTAGGCTGCACTCGCACCACAGTCTCAGGAGACTACGTCCGCTACCACTACAACGGCACGTTCCAGGACGGGACGCTGTTCGACTCCAG CTACTGGAGGAACAGCACCTACAACACCTACGTGGGCGAGGGCTATGTGATCAAAGGGATGGACAAAGCTCTGGTGGGACTGTGTatgggtgagaggaggagggtcATCGTTCCTCCTCATCTGGCCTATGGGGAAAATGGAGTCA GTGGCCTCATCCCGAGCTCGGCTGTGCTGGTTTTTGACATCATCGTGGTCGACTTTCACAACCCCAAAGATCCAGTGGAGATCAGAAGCAGACACAAACCTCAAGAGTGTCACACGATCAGCGAGGCAGATGACCTCCTCCAGTATCGCTACAACTGCTCCCTGATGGACGGGACCCTGCTGTACTCCTC GGATCATTCCGAAACACCGTCCGTCACCACGCTGGGAGCTGATCAGGTGATCCACGGCCTGGAGCAGGGCTTGAGCGGCATGTGTGTGGGCGAGAGGAGAGAGGTGGTGGTGCCGCCGCACTTTGCACACGGTGAAAACGGAG CTGGCAGTGTTCCCAGCAATGCAGTGCTCCTCTTCCAGCTGGAGCTGATCGATCTGCAGAAAGGTGTTCCACCAGGCTTCATGTTTGTTTGGCTTGAAGACAGCCCCGAGCCGCTCTTCCCATCCATGGACCTCAATAACGACAGAGTCGTCCAGTTGCAGGAG GTTTGGAGAAATGAAGCGGATCTATAG
- the LOC128751168 gene encoding peptidyl-prolyl cis-trans isomerase FKBP10-like isoform X3, with protein sequence MDRGLVGMCVNERRRITVPPHLAYGSVGTGGVIPPDAVLVYDVLLLDLWNTADRVQIRTLHRPQGCNRTTAVSDFVRYHYNGTLLTGEVFGSSHSKNMTYDTYLGQDYLNKGMEEGLLGMCVGERRVIIIPPFLAYGETGLGSQIPPQASLIYEVLLVDVFNPKDDVTIEVKERPVGCTRTTVSGDYVRYHYNGTFQDGTLFDSSYWRNSTYNTYVGEGYVIKGMDKALVGLCMGERRRVIVPPHLAYGENGVSGLIPSSAVLVFDIIVVDFHNPKDPVEIRSRHKPQECHTISEADDLLQYRYNCSLMDGTLLYSSDHSETPSVTTLGADQVIHGLEQGLSGMCVGERREVVVPPHFAHGENGAGSVPSNAVLLFQLELIDLQKGVPPGFMFVWLEDSPEPLFPSMDLNNDRVVQLQEFSDFIMLQVKEGKGRLRPGVDAGSIIADMFNNQDRNRDGYISPDEVEVQTDETLDAQGRDEL encoded by the exons ATGGACCGGGGTCTTGTGGGCATGTGTGTGAACGAGCGGAGGAGGATCACCGTCCCCCCACACCTGGCGTACGGGAGCGTCGGAACAG GTGGTGTGATCCCTCCCGACGCCGTTTTGGTCTACGACgttctcctgctggacctcTGGAACACGGCGGATCGAGTCCAGATCCGAACGCTTCACAGGCCACAGGGATGCAACCGCACCACCGCCGTGTCGGATTTCGTGCGGTACCACTATAACGGGACTCTTCTGACCGGTGAGGTCTTCGGCTCCAG tcaCTCCAAGAACATGACCTACGACACGTACTTGGGTCAGGACTACCTGAACAAAGGCATGGAGGAAGGCCTCCTCGGCATGTGTGTTGGAGAGAGGAGGGTTATCATCATCCCACCCTTCCTGGCTTATGGAGAGACTGGACTGG GAAGTCAGATTCCTCCCCAGGCCTCACTCATTTATGAGGTCCTGTTAGTGGATGTCTTCAACCCTAAGGACGACGTGACCATAGAGGTGAAGGAGAGACCAGTAGGCTGCACTCGCACCACAGTCTCAGGAGACTACGTCCGCTACCACTACAACGGCACGTTCCAGGACGGGACGCTGTTCGACTCCAG CTACTGGAGGAACAGCACCTACAACACCTACGTGGGCGAGGGCTATGTGATCAAAGGGATGGACAAAGCTCTGGTGGGACTGTGTatgggtgagaggaggagggtcATCGTTCCTCCTCATCTGGCCTATGGGGAAAATGGAGTCA GTGGCCTCATCCCGAGCTCGGCTGTGCTGGTTTTTGACATCATCGTGGTCGACTTTCACAACCCCAAAGATCCAGTGGAGATCAGAAGCAGACACAAACCTCAAGAGTGTCACACGATCAGCGAGGCAGATGACCTCCTCCAGTATCGCTACAACTGCTCCCTGATGGACGGGACCCTGCTGTACTCCTC GGATCATTCCGAAACACCGTCCGTCACCACGCTGGGAGCTGATCAGGTGATCCACGGCCTGGAGCAGGGCTTGAGCGGCATGTGTGTGGGCGAGAGGAGAGAGGTGGTGGTGCCGCCGCACTTTGCACACGGTGAAAACGGAG CTGGCAGTGTTCCCAGCAATGCAGTGCTCCTCTTCCAGCTGGAGCTGATCGATCTGCAGAAAGGTGTTCCACCAGGCTTCATGTTTGTTTGGCTTGAAGACAGCCCCGAGCCGCTCTTCCCATCCATGGACCTCAATAACGACAGAGTCGTCCAGTTGCAGGAG TTTTCAGACTTCATCATGCTACAGGTGAAAGAGGGCAAAGGTCGACTGCGGCCAGGAGTGGATGCTGGCAGCATCATCGCAGACATGTTCAACAATCAGGACCGTAACAGAGACGGCTACATTTCCCCCGATGAGGTGGAAGTGCAGACGGACGAGACGTTGGACGCACAAGGACGAGACGAGCTGTAG
- the LOC128751168 gene encoding peptidyl-prolyl cis-trans isomerase FKBP10-like isoform X4, protein MWTGRSSTRGGVIPPDAVLVYDVLLLDLWNTADRVQIRTLHRPQGCNRTTAVSDFVRYHYNGTLLTGEVFGSSHSKNMTYDTYLGQDYLNKGMEEGLLGMCVGERRVIIIPPFLAYGETGLGSQIPPQASLIYEVLLVDVFNPKDDVTIEVKERPVGCTRTTVSGDYVRYHYNGTFQDGTLFDSSYWRNSTYNTYVGEGYVIKGMDKALVGLCMGERRRVIVPPHLAYGENGVSGLIPSSAVLVFDIIVVDFHNPKDPVEIRSRHKPQECHTISEADDLLQYRYNCSLMDGTLLYSSDHSETPSVTTLGADQVIHGLEQGLSGMCVGERREVVVPPHFAHGENGAGSVPSNAVLLFQLELIDLQKGVPPGFMFVWLEDSPEPLFPSMDLNNDRVVQLQEFSDFIMLQVKEGKGRLRPGVDAGSIIADMFNNQDRNRDGYISPDEVEVQTDETLDAQGRDEL, encoded by the exons ATGTGGACGGGAAGAAGTTCGACTCGAG GTGGTGTGATCCCTCCCGACGCCGTTTTGGTCTACGACgttctcctgctggacctcTGGAACACGGCGGATCGAGTCCAGATCCGAACGCTTCACAGGCCACAGGGATGCAACCGCACCACCGCCGTGTCGGATTTCGTGCGGTACCACTATAACGGGACTCTTCTGACCGGTGAGGTCTTCGGCTCCAG tcaCTCCAAGAACATGACCTACGACACGTACTTGGGTCAGGACTACCTGAACAAAGGCATGGAGGAAGGCCTCCTCGGCATGTGTGTTGGAGAGAGGAGGGTTATCATCATCCCACCCTTCCTGGCTTATGGAGAGACTGGACTGG GAAGTCAGATTCCTCCCCAGGCCTCACTCATTTATGAGGTCCTGTTAGTGGATGTCTTCAACCCTAAGGACGACGTGACCATAGAGGTGAAGGAGAGACCAGTAGGCTGCACTCGCACCACAGTCTCAGGAGACTACGTCCGCTACCACTACAACGGCACGTTCCAGGACGGGACGCTGTTCGACTCCAG CTACTGGAGGAACAGCACCTACAACACCTACGTGGGCGAGGGCTATGTGATCAAAGGGATGGACAAAGCTCTGGTGGGACTGTGTatgggtgagaggaggagggtcATCGTTCCTCCTCATCTGGCCTATGGGGAAAATGGAGTCA GTGGCCTCATCCCGAGCTCGGCTGTGCTGGTTTTTGACATCATCGTGGTCGACTTTCACAACCCCAAAGATCCAGTGGAGATCAGAAGCAGACACAAACCTCAAGAGTGTCACACGATCAGCGAGGCAGATGACCTCCTCCAGTATCGCTACAACTGCTCCCTGATGGACGGGACCCTGCTGTACTCCTC GGATCATTCCGAAACACCGTCCGTCACCACGCTGGGAGCTGATCAGGTGATCCACGGCCTGGAGCAGGGCTTGAGCGGCATGTGTGTGGGCGAGAGGAGAGAGGTGGTGGTGCCGCCGCACTTTGCACACGGTGAAAACGGAG CTGGCAGTGTTCCCAGCAATGCAGTGCTCCTCTTCCAGCTGGAGCTGATCGATCTGCAGAAAGGTGTTCCACCAGGCTTCATGTTTGTTTGGCTTGAAGACAGCCCCGAGCCGCTCTTCCCATCCATGGACCTCAATAACGACAGAGTCGTCCAGTTGCAGGAG TTTTCAGACTTCATCATGCTACAGGTGAAAGAGGGCAAAGGTCGACTGCGGCCAGGAGTGGATGCTGGCAGCATCATCGCAGACATGTTCAACAATCAGGACCGTAACAGAGACGGCTACATTTCCCCCGATGAGGTGGAAGTGCAGACGGACGAGACGTTGGACGCACAAGGACGAGACGAGCTGTAG
- the LOC128751170 gene encoding cytosolic 5'-nucleotidase 3-like: MDSQIPELTKPTVYMKDPKKVGEILESMLKAGSNTLQIISDFDMTLTRFAYNGKRCPTCHNILDNSKLISEDCKVKLQELLDTYYPIEIDSSRSIEEKLPLMVEWWTRAHELLVEQKIKKDLLAVAVKESEARLRDGFKLFFDHLCWHSIPLLIFSAGIGDILEEVIRQAGVFHPNVKVFSNYMDFDESGVLKAFKGELIHIYNKREGALLNTGHFQELRTRPNVLLMGDSLGDLNMADGVQDIENILKIGYLNDKVEERRQSYLDSYDIVLVKDETLDIPNAVLLYLTGNK, translated from the exons GACTCGCAGATACCAGAGTTGACCAAACCCACCGTTTATATGAAAGACCCCAAGAAAGTAGGCGAGATCCTGGAGTCCATGTTGAAGGCTGGGTCAAACACATTACAG ATCATCTCAGATTTTGACATGACTCTAACCAGATTTGCCTACAATGGGAAAAGATGTCCGACCTGTCATA ataTTCTTGACAACAGCAAACTTATCTCTGAGGATTGCAAAGTGAAG CTCCAGGAACTGCTTGACACATACTATCCCATAGAGATCGACTCTTCTCGATCAATAGAAGAGAAGTTGCCTTTAATGGTGGAGTG GTGGACCAGAGCTCATGAGCTTCTCGTGGAGCAGAAGATAAAAAAGGATCTTCTGGCTGTAGCAGTGAAGGAATCTGAAGCCAGACTCAG GGACGGCTTCAAACTCTTCTTCGACCACCTTTGCTGGCACAGCATCCCCCTGCTTATCTTCTCTGCTGGGATCGGAGACATCCTGGAGGAGGTCATCCGCCAAGCAGGGGTCTTCCATCCCAACGTTAAAGTCTTCTCCAACTACATGGACTTCGATGAGTCC GGCGTGTTGAAGGCTTTCAAGGGAGAGCTCATTCACATCTACAATAAAAGAGAAGGTGCGCTGCTCAACACTGGGCACTTCCAAGAGCTCAGGACGCGACCTAATGTCCTGCTCATGGGAGACTCACTGGGAGACCTGAACATGGCTGATGGGGTGCAggacatagagaacatcctgaAAATTGGCTATCTCAACGACAAG gtggaggagaggaggcagtCATACTTGGACTCGTACGACATTGTCCTGGTGAAAGACGAGACCCTTGACATCCCGAATGCGGTCTTGCTCTACCTCACTGGCAACAAATGA
- the LOC128751168 gene encoding peptidyl-prolyl cis-trans isomerase FKBP10-like isoform X1, which yields MFVLLLVLQVLSVPCAPGPLQDVVVDRYHMPTYCPREVETEDFVRYHFNGTFHVDGKKFDSSHDRAKAYISQVGSGRLIAGMDRGLVGMCVNERRRITVPPHLAYGSVGTGGVIPPDAVLVYDVLLLDLWNTADRVQIRTLHRPQGCNRTTAVSDFVRYHYNGTLLTGEVFGSSHSKNMTYDTYLGQDYLNKGMEEGLLGMCVGERRVIIIPPFLAYGETGLGSQIPPQASLIYEVLLVDVFNPKDDVTIEVKERPVGCTRTTVSGDYVRYHYNGTFQDGTLFDSSYWRNSTYNTYVGEGYVIKGMDKALVGLCMGERRRVIVPPHLAYGENGVSGLIPSSAVLVFDIIVVDFHNPKDPVEIRSRHKPQECHTISEADDLLQYRYNCSLMDGTLLYSSDHSETPSVTTLGADQVIHGLEQGLSGMCVGERREVVVPPHFAHGENGAGSVPSNAVLLFQLELIDLQKGVPPGFMFVWLEDSPEPLFPSMDLNNDRVVQLQEFSDFIMLQVKEGKGRLRPGVDAGSIIADMFNNQDRNRDGYISPDEVEVQTDETLDAQGRDEL from the exons ATGTTTGTCCTCCTGCTCGTCCTCCAAGTCCTTTCCGTCCCGTGCGCTCCAGGACCGCTGCAGGACGTGGTGGTGGATCGGTACCACATGCCGACTTACTGTCCACGAGAGGTCGAGACGGAAGACTTTGTCCGGTACCACTTCAACGGAACCTTTCATGTGGACGGGAAGAAGTTCGACTCGAG TCATGACAGGGCCAAGGCCTACATCAGTCAGGTGGGTTCAGGACGACTCATCGCAGGAATGGACCGGGGTCTTGTGGGCATGTGTGTGAACGAGCGGAGGAGGATCACCGTCCCCCCACACCTGGCGTACGGGAGCGTCGGAACAG GTGGTGTGATCCCTCCCGACGCCGTTTTGGTCTACGACgttctcctgctggacctcTGGAACACGGCGGATCGAGTCCAGATCCGAACGCTTCACAGGCCACAGGGATGCAACCGCACCACCGCCGTGTCGGATTTCGTGCGGTACCACTATAACGGGACTCTTCTGACCGGTGAGGTCTTCGGCTCCAG tcaCTCCAAGAACATGACCTACGACACGTACTTGGGTCAGGACTACCTGAACAAAGGCATGGAGGAAGGCCTCCTCGGCATGTGTGTTGGAGAGAGGAGGGTTATCATCATCCCACCCTTCCTGGCTTATGGAGAGACTGGACTGG GAAGTCAGATTCCTCCCCAGGCCTCACTCATTTATGAGGTCCTGTTAGTGGATGTCTTCAACCCTAAGGACGACGTGACCATAGAGGTGAAGGAGAGACCAGTAGGCTGCACTCGCACCACAGTCTCAGGAGACTACGTCCGCTACCACTACAACGGCACGTTCCAGGACGGGACGCTGTTCGACTCCAG CTACTGGAGGAACAGCACCTACAACACCTACGTGGGCGAGGGCTATGTGATCAAAGGGATGGACAAAGCTCTGGTGGGACTGTGTatgggtgagaggaggagggtcATCGTTCCTCCTCATCTGGCCTATGGGGAAAATGGAGTCA GTGGCCTCATCCCGAGCTCGGCTGTGCTGGTTTTTGACATCATCGTGGTCGACTTTCACAACCCCAAAGATCCAGTGGAGATCAGAAGCAGACACAAACCTCAAGAGTGTCACACGATCAGCGAGGCAGATGACCTCCTCCAGTATCGCTACAACTGCTCCCTGATGGACGGGACCCTGCTGTACTCCTC GGATCATTCCGAAACACCGTCCGTCACCACGCTGGGAGCTGATCAGGTGATCCACGGCCTGGAGCAGGGCTTGAGCGGCATGTGTGTGGGCGAGAGGAGAGAGGTGGTGGTGCCGCCGCACTTTGCACACGGTGAAAACGGAG CTGGCAGTGTTCCCAGCAATGCAGTGCTCCTCTTCCAGCTGGAGCTGATCGATCTGCAGAAAGGTGTTCCACCAGGCTTCATGTTTGTTTGGCTTGAAGACAGCCCCGAGCCGCTCTTCCCATCCATGGACCTCAATAACGACAGAGTCGTCCAGTTGCAGGAG TTTTCAGACTTCATCATGCTACAGGTGAAAGAGGGCAAAGGTCGACTGCGGCCAGGAGTGGATGCTGGCAGCATCATCGCAGACATGTTCAACAATCAGGACCGTAACAGAGACGGCTACATTTCCCCCGATGAGGTGGAAGTGCAGACGGACGAGACGTTGGACGCACAAGGACGAGACGAGCTGTAG
- the p3h4 gene encoding endoplasmic reticulum protein SC65: MRSSQPLKQEVMYPTANSVLFRRSEADVVVPRTPVYVRSVCLRKVLLTLVFTAVHNPAVAAMLPLFLLLALVPVQAQYEKYSFKSFPTKDLVPLDSAYNHALEQYSAQNWTESIKYLELSLRLHRLLRDSEAFCGRNCSSVSRESDSPAGGDCSLRVVRHILLRAACLKRCRSEFPVFTLAYPKKQLLDSFEKRVPYRYIQYAYFQINNVEKAVAAAHTFLKKNPRDPYLTKNMNYYKTLFDVEEYLIDHEEQPYESVFLKSVMLYNSGDFSNSARNMEQAVTQYLEIHSQCLAACEGSYEILEYKDFYPTLADLYTDVLKCKVKCEENLTPSVGGFFVEKFVATMYHYLQFSYYKLNDAKSAAPCAASYMLFDPKDEVMQQNIAYYRFYRQQWGLTESDFQPRLEAATYFNQTTKQKEMLDFAVHYLQTDDEGVVSPEEVAVHSEHPDAEFEGMGDYEESFLADWWQEPKTKWDTGEVAD, translated from the exons ATGAGATCTTCACAGCcattgaaacaggaagtgatgtatCCAACCGCCAATAGCGTTTTATTTAGAAGGTCTGAGGCGGATGTTGTCGTGCCCCGAACCCCGGTCTACGTGCGCTCAGTCTGTCTGAGGAAAGTTCTCCTCACTCTTGTCTTCACGGCCGTTCACAACCCGGCTGTCGCTGCGATGCTCCCGCTCTTCCTGCTCCTGGCTCTGGTCCCGGTCCAAGCTCAGTATGAGAAGTACAGCTTCAAAAGTTTCCCGACTAAGGACCTGGTGCCGCTGGACTCTGCCTACAATCACGCCCTGGAGCAGTACTCCGCGCAGAACTGGACGGAGAGCATCAAGTATCTGGAGCTGAGTCTGCGGCTTCACCGGCTGCTGCGGGACAGCGAAGCCTTCTGCGGCCGCAACTGCAGCTCCGTCAGCCGGGAGAGCGACTCTCCTGCCGGCGGCGACTGCAGCCTCCGCGTCGTCCGGCACATCCTGCTGAGGGCTGCGTGTCTGAAGCGGTGCAGGTCCGAGTTCCCGGTCTTCACCCTGGCGTACCcgaagaagcagctgctggactcGTTTGAGAAGCGAGTCCCGTATCGCTACATCCAGTACGCGTACTTCCAG ATCAATAACGTGGAGAAGGCAGTGGCAGCGGCCCACACGTTCCTGAAGAAGAACCCCAGAGATCCATACCTGACCAAGAACATGAACTACTACAAGACTCTGTTCGATGTGGAGGAGTACTTGATCGATCACGAGGAGCAGCCGTACGAG AGTGTGTTTCTGAAGAGCGTGATGCTGTACAACAGCGGCGACTTCAGCAACAGCGCCCGCAACATGGAGCAAGCCGTCACTCAGTATTTGGAGATCCACAGTCAGTGTCTGGCTGCCTGCGAGGGCTCCTACGAAATCTTAGAGTACAAAGATTTCTACCCGACTCTGGCAG ATCTGTACACTGACGTTCTGAAGTGTAAAGTGAAGTGTGAGGAGAATCTGACGCCCAGTGTGGGCGGATTCTTCGTGGAGAAGTTCGTGGCCACCATGTATCACTACCTCCAGTTTTCTTATTACAAGT TGAACGACGCGAAGAGTGCGGCGCCGTGCGCGGCGAGCTACATGCTGTTCGACCCCAAAGACGAGGTCATGCAGCAAAATATTGCGTATTATCGCTTCTACCGGCAGCAGTGGGGCCTGACGGAGAGCGACTTCCAGCCCCGACTG GAGGCTGCGACGTATTTTAACCAGACCACCAAGCAGAAAGAGATGCTGGACTTTGCTGTCCACTACCTCCAGACGGATGATGAG GGTGTGGTGAGTCCAGAGGAAGTGGCCGTTCACTCCGAGCATCCAGACGCTGAGTTCGAGGGAATGGGAGACTATGAGGAGTCCTTCTTGGCTGACTGGTGGCAGGAGCCCAAAACCAAGTGGGACACTGGGGAGGTTGCAGACTGa